Proteins encoded together in one Falco peregrinus isolate bFalPer1 chromosome 2, bFalPer1.pri, whole genome shotgun sequence window:
- the ALKBH2 gene encoding DNA oxidative demethylase ALKBH2 isoform X1 — protein MDRYVVKRPPGEVGDGGGKRPRAERPAAGQPPWQEIRAEGLSCDYRLLFGKAEADALFQQLEEEVEYFQGEMTKLHVFGKWHNIPRKQVTYGDPDLTYTYSGVTFSPKPWIPVLNRIRDRITSNTGHTFNFVLINRYKDGGDHIGEHRDDERELVPRSPIASVSFGACRDFVFRHCDSRGKNATRHIKPIKLQLAHGSLLMMKYPTNVYWYHSLPTRKSVLAPRINLTFRKVRTTGKK, from the exons ATGGACCGATACGTGGTCAAACGCCCTCCCGGGGAGGTGGGGGACGGTGGCGGGAAGAGGCCCCGGGCAGAGCGGCCCGCCGCGGGGCAGCCCCCCTGGCAGGAGATCCGCGCCGAGGGCCTGAGCTGTGATTACCGGCTCCTCTTCGGCAAGGCCGAGGCTGATGCGCTTTTCCaacagctggaggaggaggtggagtACTTCCAAG GTGAAATGACAAAATTGCATGTGTTTGGTAAATGGCACAACATTCCAAGGAAGCAGGTAACCTATGGAGACCCTGACTTAACATACACTTACTCAGGCGTTACCTTCTCTCCTAAGCCGTGGATCCCAGTTCTCAACCGTATCAGAGACCGCATCACTTCGAACACAGGAcatacttttaattttgttcttattaACAG ATATAAAGATGGTGGAGACCACATAGGCGAACATCGAGATGATGAGAGAGAACTGGTTCCACGCAGTCCTATTGCATCCGTGTCTTTTGGAGCTTGCAGAGACTTTGTTTTCAGGCACTGTGATTCCCGAGGGAAAAATGCAACGCGCCACATTAAGCCCATCAAACTGCAGCTGGCCCATGGTAGCCTGCTGATGATGAAGTACCCCACCAATGTGTACTGGTACCACAGCCTGCCCACCCGCAAGAGCGTGCTTGCCCCAAGAATCAACCTCACATTTCGGAAAGTGAGGACTACAGGCAAGAAGTGA
- the ALKBH2 gene encoding DNA oxidative demethylase ALKBH2 isoform X2 has product MDRYVVKRPPGEVGDGGGKRPRAERPAAGQPPWQEIRAEGLSCDYRLLFGKAEADALFQQLEEEVEYFQGEMTKLHVFGKWHNIPRKQI; this is encoded by the exons ATGGACCGATACGTGGTCAAACGCCCTCCCGGGGAGGTGGGGGACGGTGGCGGGAAGAGGCCCCGGGCAGAGCGGCCCGCCGCGGGGCAGCCCCCCTGGCAGGAGATCCGCGCCGAGGGCCTGAGCTGTGATTACCGGCTCCTCTTCGGCAAGGCCGAGGCTGATGCGCTTTTCCaacagctggaggaggaggtggagtACTTCCAAG GTGAAATGACAAAATTGCATGTGTTTGGTAAATGGCACAACATTCCAAGGAAGCAG ATATAA
- the UNG gene encoding LOW QUALITY PROTEIN: uracil-DNA glycosylase (The sequence of the model RefSeq protein was modified relative to this genomic sequence to represent the inferred CDS: deleted 2 bases in 1 codon) — protein sequence MIGQKTLHCFFSAAPAKKRGRSPEPAGDAEVSAAKKAKAAGGWGGRASPLSPEQQERIRKNKEAALQRLAERNVPPGFGESWRRQLAGEFSKPYFVELMAFVAEERKRYTVYPPPEQVFTWTQMCDIRDVKVVILGQDPYHGPKQAHGLCFSVQKPVPPPPSLENIYKELSTDIEDFTHPGHGDLTGWAKQGVLLLNAVLTVRAHQATSHKERGWEQFTDVVVSWLNKNLHGVVFMLWGAYAQKKGSSIDRKRHHVLQTVHPSPLSVNRGFFGCRHFSKTNELLKKSGKKPIDWRAL from the exons ATGATCGGGCAGAAGACGCTGCACTGCTTCTTCAGCGCCGCGCCGGCCAAGAAGCGCGGCCGCTCTCCGGAGCCGGCCGGCGACGCTGAG GTGAGCGCCGCGAAGAAGGCGAAGGCGGCGGGGGGatggggcgggcgg gcctCGCCGCTGAGCCCGGAGCAGCAGGAGCGCATCCGCAAGAACAAGGAGGCGGCATTGCAGCGGCTGGCCGAGCGGAACGTGCCCCCGGGCTTCGGGGAGAGCTGGCGGAGGCAGCTGGCCGGGGAGTTCTCCAAGCCCTACTTCGTGGAG CTGATGGCGTTTGtagcagaagagagaaaacgCTACACGGTCTACCCGCCCCCTGAGCAAGTCTTCACCTGGACGCAGATGTGTGACATCAGGGAT GTAAAGGTGGTCATTTTGGGACAAGATCCATATCATGGACCGAAGCAAGCTCATGGGCTCTGTTTCAGTGTCCAGAAGCCCGTTCCACCTCCCCCCAG tttagaaaatatttacaaagaacTATCTACGGATATTGAGGACTTCACTCATCCTGGTCACGGTGATCTAACTGGCTGGGCCAAGCAAG GGGTGCTCCTACTCAACGCTGTCCTCACGGTGCGAGCTCATCAGGCCACCTCCCACAAGGAGCGAGGCTGGGAGCAGTTCACGGATGTGGTGGTGTCCTGGCTCAACAAGAACTTGCATGGGGTTGTCTTCATGCTGTGGGGAGCCTACGCCCAGAAGAAAGGCAGCTCCATTGACAGG AAACGCCACCACGTCCTGCAGACGGTTCATCCCTCGCCCCTCTCGGTCAACAGAGGGTTTTTTGGCTGTCGGCATTTCTCAAAGACAAATGAATTGCTCAAGAAATCTGGCAAGAAGCCCATCGACTGGAGAGCGCTCTGA